Within the Deinococcus peraridilitoris DSM 19664 genome, the region AGTTGAACTGACCACCGGCAAAGTCAAACGCCGCACGAAACTGCCTGAAAACATCTTCGCGGAAGGTCTCGCCCAGAGCGGCAACGACCTGGTGCAACTCACCTGGCGCAACGGATTCGCTCGCATCGTTGACCGCGAGTCATTCAAGCAGAAAGGTCAGTTCACCTATCACGGAGAAGGCTGGGGACTCACCCAAGACGGCACCCACCTGATCCTCAGTGACGGCAGTAACGTCCTGCGCTTCCTGAACCCCAAGACGTACCAAGTCGAACGACAGCTCGCCGTGCAGACCAAGGATAGTCTGGTCACGTACCTCAACGAGTTGGAATATGGGCACGGATACATCCTGGCGAACGTCTGGCTGACCACACGCATCGCCGTGATCGACCCTGACACCGGCTTCGTGGAACGCTGGATCGACCTCAGCAAGATCGCCCAGGAGCACCTGAACAGCGACAAAGACAACGTCCTCAACGGCATCGTGTACAACCCTGCCGACGAGACGCTGTATGTCACTGGGAAACGCTGGAACAAAGCGTACCTGCTCAGCGCCAAAGACGTCCTGCCCAAGCCGCGCGAAGAGTAAGCACAACAGGCGCAACACCCCACAGGAATCAGGACAGCAATCCCACCTGAAATCCTCACAACAATCCCTACAGCAACACCCTCACCAACAGCCCCGCTTTCCTTTTGCGGACTGTTGTTCCACAGGAGCATTCATCATGACCGCCACCTACGAACACACCCACAACAGCCACACAGACACCCAAGAACAAACAGCGCCGACAGTTGAGCAGCACCCCACGCCAACGCCACCGGCAGCCACCACTTCTTCATTCGTGCGACTCAGTGAAATGCTGCAGCAGTTCGAACCTACCGAACGGAACGCTGTGGTGCGCCATTACAAAGAAGCGTTGCGGCAAGGCACCCTGAAAGCCATACCGCTCACCAGCAGCTTCACCCTGGAAGCCAAGCCAGGCAAAGCGAACGAGAGCAAACAAGCCAGGCGGCAGGATGAAGCAATCCAGGCCGGGCCGACACTGGACAAATGGATTGAGCGCACCAAGCAGCAGCTGCACACCAAACCAGCTGCCCGGTCCATGGCGGTGTCATTCGAGGACCTGCTGTCGGGTGAGGTGGACTTCGAGAAGAAGGCGCAGCAGTACCGGCGGAAACTGCAGGTCAAGCCGAAGAAGAGCCGGTAGGCAGGCGACAAGACAGGCGATGCTCAAGCTTGAGCATCGCCAGAGGGGTGCGGTGGTCATTGCGGCCACCCACACCCCTCCCCTCATACCCGAACGCCCACAACGACACCACACGCGGTGTCAAACGAACTACCCGACTCACCCCAAAGCAAGGAGCTGCAAAGCCACACGCAATCAACGTGGCAATCCACCTTGCAACACCACACCAAAAGCAGGGCACACGTGCCTGCAGGGTCTTCCGACCCCGCACCCCTCGGAGGTACCCGTCCCCTGCGTCGAAGAACTCACTGAGGTAGGCAGGATAAGGGGTGCGCGTGGATGGGGTGTTTTTGTTGTGCTGGAGGGCCTTTTCGGCGCGTGGAGTGTGGTTGGCGCACGTGGTTTTGACGTGCGTGGGGCGTGCTGAGGGTGTTTTTGTCGTGCTGCTCGTCGTTCCTTGCACGTGGAGGAGCGTTTTCCCTGGAAGGTGGTTGGAATGAAGTCAAAGTTGACAACGTACGTTGAACCGGATGTTTTTGATGCCTTGAACCGCTTGGCGACGGCGCGTCGCGTGTCGGTTTCTTCGGTGGCTTCGGAGCTGCTGGAGAAGGCCGTGAAGAGTGAAGTGGAGTTCGCTGGGGAGTCGTTGTTAATGCCGGTGGTGGAGGAAGTGATCCGCACGGAATTCAAACGCGGCTTTGACCGTCTGGCCCGCTTGCTGGTCCGCAATGGATTGGAGAGTGGCACGTCACGGCGGCTGCTGGTGTACTTCATGTCGTCGTGGTTTGAGAACGAGCAGCTGGTGCAGGGCGTGAGCGATCAGTACTGGAAGAAAACGGTGGAAGCGTTGCGAACGCCGCTGCAGGAGTTACCGGAGCTGGTGGAGGTGGCGTCAAGGGAAAGTAGCGTGGCGTGACGCAGGAAGCACCTCAGTCCGAGCGGAGAGTGAAGCTCGGTCGGGTGAGACTGCCTGGGTCAAATGGCAGGCGGCGGGTGACGCCACAAGGGAGCAAGACTCGGACGGTGGTGAAGGCGAAGTACACGCGGCTGCGTTCCAGTTCCGGCAAGCTCTCCAGAAGCGCCGTAGGGCGGGTGAAGGACAGCGCCGAGTATTACGCCCATAGACCCAACGCGGAGGGCCAGCGAGCGTACCGGGCGGGCTTCAACGGTTCGCAGGATGAACTGACCAAATACGAAGTCGCGCAGATCATCGAACGGGAAGGGGAGAAGTGGGATCTCGCCTACCGCATGGTCCTCAGTCCGGGGGAGGAGATGGGGAAAGAGGACATCCGTGAGTGGACCAAGGACGTGATGAAACGCATGGGCTTCCAGGATCACCGGTACGTTGCCTTCGCGCA harbors:
- a CDS encoding relaxase/mobilization nuclease domain-containing protein, with translation MVKAKYTRLRSSSGKLSRSAVGRVKDSAEYYAHRPNAEGQRAYRAGFNGSQDELTKYEVAQIIEREGEKWDLAYRMVLSPGEEMGKEDIREWTKDVMKRMGFQDHRYVAFAHAGEDRHTDNAHVHVIAFTDEKLGREQLRYMREVGDFEADSALRKALMHELKHRMERTHDQGMDIKTTNDSTDATEGGGASRARKRNQQMDMDF
- a CDS encoding glutaminyl-peptide cyclotransferase — protein: MKAIALPLLAGTAALGGTVFITQQQPRVITPAVLHTLPHDSQAFTQGLVIHHGRLFESTGLYGYSKLREVELTTGKVKRRTKLPENIFAEGLAQSGNDLVQLTWRNGFARIVDRESFKQKGQFTYHGEGWGLTQDGTHLILSDGSNVLRFLNPKTYQVERQLAVQTKDSLVTYLNELEYGHGYILANVWLTTRIAVIDPDTGFVERWIDLSKIAQEHLNSDKDNVLNGIVYNPADETLYVTGKRWNKAYLLSAKDVLPKPREE